One stretch of Rhinatrema bivittatum chromosome 8, aRhiBiv1.1, whole genome shotgun sequence DNA includes these proteins:
- the LOC115098002 gene encoding uncharacterized protein LOC115098002, translating to MKTVVVKLGGLQQRNAWSAGTEPMTEKPCHTRRMTSLREPGPHTVKLKQMYWLQEESKAKLLQLGAVCMDKVVDEHHYYDTAMYELARNQMWLSQRNQQWQLIMAHQKQEKQMNASKANVLHKATKQNSPSVVNGETYKSGNQEAESKDTIGDASSKQHTGSDFRKWDKPQSDMPSSVQVSADPVTEYCELVDEREIMTYLAQFLPTDMTGGGNMTMKEYLHLSGIQHYASYQTTIKETYKLLDTYIITIHIDELSSKKAAIVSMDSDVQSITRSFEDMENLANELKLQNQSA from the coding sequence AAACCTTGCCACACTAGAAGGATGACAAGTTTGAGAGAGCCAGGGCCTCATACTGTGAAACTCAAGCAAATGTACTGGCTTCAAGAAGAGAGTAAAGCCAAGCTGCTGCAGCTCGGGGCAGTCTGCATGGATAAAGTCGTGGATGAACACCATTATTATGACACAGCTATGTATGAACTAGCAAGAAATCAAATGTGGCTCAGTCAGAGAAACCAACAATGGCAGCTCATAATGGCCCATCAGaagcaagaaaaacaaatgaatgcCTCCAAAGCAAATGTCTTACACAAGGCCACAAAGCAGAATTCTCCATCTGTGGTCAATGGAGAAACGTACAAAAGTGGAAACCAGGAGGCAGAAAGTAAAGATACTATAGGAGATGCTTCAAGTAAACAACATACGGGGTCAGATTTCAGAAAATGGGATAAACCTCAGTCTGATATGCCAAGCAGCGTACAAGTAAGTGCAGACCCTGTTACTGAATACTGTGAACTGGTTGATGAGAGAGAGATAATGACATATTTGGCCCAGTTTCTTCCCACAGACATGACAGGAGGAGGAAACATGACAATGAAAGAATATTTGCACTTGTCCGGGATCCAGCATTATGCAAGTTATCAAACCACCATAAAGGAAACATACAAACTGCTGGATACTTATATCATTACTATACATATTGATGAACTGAGTTCTAAAAAAGCAGCCATCGTATCTATGGATTCAGATGTACAAAGTATCACCAGAAGCTTTGAAGATATGGAGAACTTGGCTAATGAACTGAAGCTTCAAAATCAATCAGCATAA